In Arthrobacter alpinus, a single window of DNA contains:
- the cysS gene encoding cysteine--tRNA ligase produces MTLRFHDSASAAVRDFVPLKEGRASLYYCGATVQGEPHIGHVRSALAFDQLTRWLQTSGYEVTVVRNVTDIDDKILVKAAENNEPWWGLAYRFEQAFADAYAALGILKPTYEPRATGHIPEMHALIATLIERGHAYPALDDSGDVYFDVRSWPAYGSLTNQNIDDMQAAPDADPRGKRDPRDFALWKGHKDGDPETARWDSPWGAGRPGWHLECSAMVTKYLGTEFDIHGGGLDLRFPHHENEMAQSQAAGHGFANFWMHNGMVTYQGEKMSKSIGNTINPREMLEIARPLVVRYYLGQAHYRSVLDYRPGSLEEAAAAVERIETFVNAALVKVHPDGSFGQSGNIELPSAFRAAMDDDLNIPAALAVLHETVRAGNTALAGNDNGGAAAALASAVAMTSALGINPLDAQWQQGGGSGAELAALDVLVKAQLDARAQARAEKNWAESDRIRDTLAAAGVEIADSATGSTWSLKR; encoded by the coding sequence CGGTCCAAGGCGAGCCACACATTGGCCACGTCCGTTCCGCCCTTGCCTTTGACCAGCTGACCCGCTGGTTGCAGACCAGCGGCTACGAGGTCACAGTAGTGCGCAACGTGACGGACATTGACGACAAGATCCTGGTTAAGGCTGCCGAGAACAACGAGCCCTGGTGGGGACTGGCTTACCGTTTTGAGCAGGCTTTTGCCGACGCTTACGCGGCCCTTGGCATTCTCAAGCCCACGTATGAACCTCGCGCCACGGGCCACATCCCCGAAATGCACGCGCTGATCGCCACGCTCATTGAGCGCGGCCACGCTTACCCGGCACTGGATGATTCCGGCGACGTCTACTTCGATGTCCGCTCCTGGCCGGCCTACGGCTCCTTGACCAACCAAAATATTGACGACATGCAGGCCGCGCCCGACGCCGATCCGCGCGGCAAGCGCGATCCCCGCGACTTTGCGCTGTGGAAAGGTCACAAGGACGGCGATCCCGAGACCGCCCGTTGGGACTCGCCGTGGGGCGCCGGCCGCCCCGGTTGGCACCTTGAGTGCTCCGCCATGGTCACCAAATACCTTGGCACTGAGTTTGACATCCACGGTGGCGGGCTCGACCTGCGCTTCCCGCACCACGAAAATGAGATGGCCCAGTCGCAGGCTGCGGGCCACGGCTTCGCCAACTTTTGGATGCACAACGGCATGGTCACTTACCAGGGTGAAAAAATGTCCAAGTCCATCGGCAACACGATCAACCCGCGCGAAATGCTTGAAATTGCCCGACCCTTGGTGGTCCGTTACTACTTGGGTCAGGCCCACTACCGTTCCGTGCTGGACTACCGTCCGGGCTCGCTCGAGGAGGCCGCGGCCGCCGTCGAACGCATTGAGACGTTCGTGAATGCTGCCCTTGTCAAGGTTCACCCTGACGGATCCTTCGGCCAATCGGGCAACATCGAGTTGCCCTCAGCCTTCCGTGCCGCAATGGACGATGACCTGAACATCCCCGCCGCTCTTGCCGTTCTTCACGAGACAGTTCGCGCAGGAAACACCGCGCTGGCCGGCAATGACAACGGCGGGGCAGCGGCGGCATTGGCATCAGCCGTGGCCATGACATCTGCCTTGGGCATCAATCCGCTGGACGCGCAATGGCAACAAGGCGGTGGTTCAGGGGCTGAGTTGGCGGCGCTCGACGTGCTGGTCAAGGCACAGCTGGATGCTCGGGCTCAGGCCCGGGCCGAGAAGAATTGGGCGGAATCGGACCGGATCCGCGACACCCTGGCCGCGGCCGGCGTCGAGATTGCGGATTCCGCCACCGGCTCCACCTGGTCGCTCAAGCGCTAG
- the rlmB gene encoding 23S rRNA (guanosine(2251)-2'-O)-methyltransferase RlmB, translating to MANDSHRGAVRKLKKGPSVGTGGHGRKALEGKGPTPKAAERTYHKAYKNQELAERSAAKRGAGTSNSPRRNSGPKGKATEELVTGRNSVVEALRAGIPAKALYVAVRVDMDERVRESIKLATARGIPLLEAHKPELDRLTEDAIHQGLVLQIPPYEYEDAVDTASEIIAKWKKGHIANAPLIVALDGITDTRNLGAIIRSVSAFSGHAVIVPERRSAGVTAAAWKTSAGAAVRVPVAKAPNLNRAIGAFQKMGFFVLGLDGDGDVALPDLTLAQEPVCIVVGSEGKGLSRLVRENCDQIVSIPINSAMESLNASMAVGISLYEISRQRAVKA from the coding sequence ATGGCCAATGATTCACACCGCGGGGCAGTACGCAAGCTCAAGAAGGGCCCCAGCGTCGGCACAGGCGGCCATGGCCGGAAGGCTCTTGAAGGCAAGGGCCCCACTCCCAAGGCTGCCGAGCGCACCTACCACAAGGCATACAAGAACCAGGAGCTGGCCGAGCGTTCAGCCGCCAAGCGCGGTGCCGGCACCAGCAACTCCCCGCGCCGCAACAGCGGTCCCAAGGGCAAGGCTACCGAGGAGCTCGTGACCGGCCGTAACTCGGTCGTCGAGGCGCTGCGCGCGGGCATTCCCGCCAAGGCCCTCTACGTTGCTGTCCGCGTAGACATGGACGAGCGCGTTCGCGAGTCCATCAAGCTGGCTACCGCGCGCGGCATCCCGCTGTTGGAAGCCCACAAGCCGGAGCTGGACCGTCTCACCGAAGACGCCATCCACCAGGGCCTGGTTCTGCAGATTCCTCCGTACGAATACGAGGACGCCGTTGATACGGCCAGCGAGATCATCGCCAAGTGGAAGAAGGGCCATATCGCCAACGCGCCGCTCATCGTGGCACTTGACGGCATCACCGACACCCGCAACCTTGGTGCCATCATCCGCAGCGTTTCCGCTTTCTCCGGCCACGCCGTGATTGTCCCGGAGCGCCGCAGCGCCGGTGTGACGGCCGCTGCCTGGAAGACCAGCGCCGGTGCCGCCGTGCGCGTGCCCGTTGCCAAGGCTCCCAACCTGAACCGCGCCATCGGCGCGTTCCAGAAGATGGGCTTCTTTGTCCTGGGGCTCGACGGCGACGGCGACGTTGCGTTGCCCGATCTCACCTTGGCTCAGGAGCCGGTGTGCATCGTGGTCGGCTCTGAAGGCAAGGGCCTGTCCCGTCTGGTGCGCGAAAACTGCGACCAGATTGTCTCCATCCCGATCAACTCCGCCATGGAATCCCTGAACGCCTCCATGGCAGTCGGCATCAGCCTGTACGAGATCTCGAGGCAACGCGCGGTCAAGGCGTAA